A genomic window from Lasioglossum baleicum chromosome 7, iyLasBale1, whole genome shotgun sequence includes:
- the Stj gene encoding voltage-dependent calcium channel subunit straightjacket isoform X9: MRLRCLPAIVILILIEAPDPGDGIISYSTAKTWAHKLGFELSQLGKYVTNVEKFHESYKQAEVKPRDGNALVHEIAKDIRAMMESKISAIKRIMDVAETSALSAPDADPPDSFLYINAKNNTTDLKHSYHFGGQVNLNMSAVHVPTNVYDRASDVIRAIKWSEELDKTFVNNYDQDPSLSWQYFGSATGFMRQYPATSWFMEPVDLFDCRTRSWYIEAATSPKDVVILIDTSGSMTGIRREIARHVVNNILDTLGNNDFVNIITFSNITKEVVPCFNDTLVQANLANVRELKRAISNLDTEKIANFSLALSTAFELLESYRYDREGARCNQAIMLITDGVPYNYKDIFETYNWKDNQDEPFKADMPVRMFTYLIGREVADVREVQWMACANRGYFVHLCTLAEVREQVLKYVPVMARPLVLGRNDHPTIWTPVYADITDPKMTDWLWEQRESEEQKERFLRLHRRKKLFNAEERDRRFVKKQKKIHDQSNDLQEYRLMTSVSMPVFDRRENATRIADLLGVAGTDVPIEEIQKLMMPHRLGVNGYAFIVTNNGFILIHPDLRPVFQGILKPAYNSVDMAEVELMDQDRGPREFDEGILMLRNDVVNQENGSVTLHTKYHYDDMKRVGRVKRKYDYTGIPNTPFTVVVSLPEHDHAGSNRVHATEEIHRTHVSGKNVSDYFTGTNWRVHPDWLYCKYHYEDERPFNTSEAQLLHFLERIRQPAWRWKDMKQPSQPPEYSATSSGNDTHHKSKPTAYKADKDLYYCDRDLLLSLVFDAKVTEWFANPSTTREEKGPLARLMNLLPRKEFQQRFGVTLAFMATHSGLTRWQDFLSDEEGNIPDDHFGKMYSKAIDEVWYKRAVEQNYVQPESFVFSVPIDEEGADNTTLVTASRAIFIGKTKSQATKAPAAVVGFQFQHTALQGLFQNITASCEGLGNCVTHCGAENWACYLVDNNGYVIAAEDEADAGKFFGELRGPIMANLVKEGVFERIRIFDYQAVCFKSTQTSNVGSILLTPWKNMQKIITWFLGQAAWAWAKAGMWESEYAEAFAYPNEDEGMQRDYQENEDKSPVDAKDEKMFDQKVLINRTRPEACDQEVYLYLRNVSFESFDVEMDINDNCMRSYIVQPVAFSNMLLLVVNTDCTDTVSPPLSVLPEEVMYENNSLVCQKAISTLRRKKPQSCIRTHPRESEIKDLCGLAVNVAPNIYLLALLSTVCVLVRRVVFNHD, from the exons ATGAGGCTCCGTTGTCTGCCTGCTATCGTCATCCTGATCCTGATCGAGGCACCCGACCCTGGTGACGGTATCATCTCCTACAGCAC GGCGAAGACATGGGCGCACAAATTGGGTTTCGAGCTGTCGCAGTTGGGAAAGTACGTGACCAACGTGGAGAAGTTCCACGAGAGCTACAAACAGGCGGAGGTGAAGCCACGTGATGGTAACGCGCTGGTCCATGAGATCGCGAAGGACATCAGGGCCATGATGGAGTCCAAGATCTCTGCCATCAAG AGGATCATGGACGTCGCGGAGACGTCAGCGTTATCAGCCCCAGACGCGGATCCACCCGACAGCTTCCTCTATATCAACGCCAAGAATAACACCACAGACTTGAAGCACAGTTACCACTTCGGCGGCCAGGTGAATCTGAACATGTCAGCGGTCCATGTACCAACGAATGTCTACGACAGAGCTTCGGACGTGATCAGAGCGATCAAATGGTCCGAGGAGCTCGACAAAACCTTCGTCAACAACTACGATCAAGATCCCTCGCTGTCGTGGCAGTATTTTGGCAGCGCGACAGGTTTCATGAGACAATACCCAGCGACCAGCTGGTTCATGGAACCGGTGGACCTCTTCGACTGCAGAACCAGGAGTTGGTACATCGAAGCTGCCACCAGCCCCAAGGATGTCGTCATACTGATTGATACGTCCGGCAGCATGACTGGAATACGCAGGGAAATCGCCAGACACGTGGTCAATAATATTCTCGACACACTAGGGAACAATGATTTTGTGAACATCATCACGTTCTCCAATATTACCAAAGAG GTGGTGCCCTGTTTCAACGACACCCTGGTCCAGGCGAATTTGGCGAACGTGAGGGAGTTGAAGAGGGCGATTTCGAACTTGGACACTGAGAAAATAGCGAATTTTTCGCTGGCCTTGTCCACCGCGTTCGAGCTACTCGAATCCTATCGATACGACAGGGAGGGGGCCAGGTGCAACCAAGCGATCATGCTGATAACGGACGGCGTGCCCTACAACTACAAGGATATCTTCGAGACCTACAATTGGAAGGACAATCAAGACGAGCCGTTCAAGGCCGACATGCCGGTCAGAATGTTCACTTATCTGATCGGTAGAGAGGTGGCGGATGTTAGGGAGGTGCAGTGGATGGCCTGCGCGAATCGGGGATACTTTGTGCATCTGTGCACTTTGGCTGAAGTCAGGGAACAG GTGCTGAAGTACGTTCCAGTGATGGCTCGACCCCTGGTCCTAGGTCGCAACGATCATCCAACCATCTGGACGCCTGTCTACGCTGACATCACTGACCCTAAGATGACAGACTGGCTGTGGGAGCAACGCGAAAGCGAGGAACAAAAGGAACGATTCCTCAGGCTCCACAGGCGAAAGAAGCTGTTCAACGCTGAAGAAAGAGATCGCAGGTTCGTGAAGAAACAGAAGAAGATCCACGATCAGTCAAACGACTTGCAGGAGTACAGGCTGATGACCTCGGTCAGCATGCCGGTGTTCGATCGACGCGAAAACGCG ACACGGATCGCCGATCTCCTCGGTGTCGCTGGCACGGATGTTCCCATAGAAGAGATACAGAAACTTATGATGCCGCATCGG CTCGGCGTCAATGGATACGCGTTCATCGTGACCAATAACGGTTTCATCCTGATTCATCCTGACCTCCGTCCAGTG TTCCAGGGAATCCTGAAGCCAGCCTACAACAGCGTCGACATGGCGGAGGTTGAGTTGATGGATCAGGATAGAGGACCAAGGGAGTTCGACGAAGGAATTCTTATG CTTCGAAATGACGTGGTCAATCAGGAGAACGGTAGCGTGACGCTTCACACGAAGTACCATTACGACGACATG AAACGGGTCGGCAGAGTGAAGAGGAAGTACGATTACACTGGTATACCGAACACACCGTTCACGGTGGTGGTCAGTTTGCCGGAACATGATCACGCCGGAAGCAATCGCGTGCACGCAACCGAGGAGATACACCGTACGCACGTTAGTG GCAAGAACGTGTCGGATTATTTCACTGGTACTAACTGGCGGGTACATCCTGACTGGCTGTACTGCAA GTATCACTACGAGGACGAACGACCGTTCAATACGTCCGAGGCTCAGCTCCTGCACTTCCTGGAGCGTATCCGCCAGCCAGCCTGGAGGTGGAAAGACATGAAACAACCATCCCAGCCGCCGGAATACTCGGCCACGAGTTCCGGTAACGACACTCATCATAAATCGAAAC CCACGGCTTACAAAGCGGACAAAGACTTGTACTACTGTGACAGGGATCTTCTTCTGAGCCTGGTGTTCGACGCAAAGGTAACCGAATGGTTTGCGAACCCCAGCACCACACGCGAAGAAAAAGG ACCTTTAGCTAGGCTGATGAATCTGCTGCCCAG GAAAGAGTTCCAACAACGTTTCGGCGTGACGCTCGCGTTCATGGCCACTCACAGTGGTCTGACAAGATGGCAGGACTTCCTGTCGGATGAAGAAGGCAATATCCCTGATGATCACTTCGGCAAGATGTATTCGAAAGCTATAGACGAAGTATGGTACAAAAGAGCCGTGGAGCAGAACTACGTCCAGCCTGAGAGCTTCGTCTTTTCTGTGCCAATCGACGAGGAGGGTGCTGATAACACCACCCTCGTCACAGCCAGTCGTGCCATTTTTATTGGTAAAACAA AAAGCCAAGCTACGAAGGCGCCAGCAGCAGTGGTTGGCTTCCAATTCCAACACACTGCTCTACAAGGACTCTTCCAAAATATTACCGCCAGCTGCGAGGGTCTGGGGAATTGCGTTACGCATTGCGGTGCGGAGAATTGGGCTTGCTACCTTGTCGACAACAACGGCTACGTGATCGCAGCCGAGGACGAGGCCGATGCCGGAAAATTCTTCGGCGAACTTAGAGGACCGATTATGGCCAATCTTGTCAAGGAGGGTGTTTTCGAGAGGATCAGGATATTCGACTACCAAGCTGTATGCTTCAAGAGCACACAGACTTCTAACGTTGGCAGTATCTTGCTCACG CCATGGAAGAATATGCAGAAAATAATCACCTGGTTCCTGGGTCAAGCAGCGTGGGCCTGGGCCAAAGCAGGAATGTGGGAATCCGAGTACGCTGAAGCGTTTGCTTATCCGAATGAAGACGAAGGCATGCAGAGGGACTATCAGGAAAACGAGGATAAGTCGCCGGTCGACGCGAAGGACGAGAAAATGTTCGATCAGAAGGTCCTGATCAATCGAACGCGACCGGAAGCATGCGATCAAGAG GTGTACCTGTACCTGCGTAACGTGTCGTTCGAGTCGTTCGACGTCGAGATGGACATAAACGACAACTGCATGAGGTCGTACATCGTGCAACCGGTAGCGTTCAGTAACATGTTGCTGCTGGTCGTGAACACGGACTGCACGGACACGGTGTCGCCGCCGTTGAGCGTACTACCAGAGGAGGTGATGTACGAGAACAACTCGCTGGTGTGCCAGAAGGCGATCAGCACGTTGAGAAGGAAGAAGCCTCAGTCCTGCATCCGCACGCATCCAAGGGAGAGCGAGATCAAGGACCTGTGCGGGCTGGCTGTGAACGTGGCGCCGAATATCTACCTCCTTGCACTGTTATCGACCGTCTGTGTCCTCGTTAGACGGGTCGTCTTCAATCACGATTAA
- the Stj gene encoding voltage-dependent calcium channel subunit straightjacket isoform X10 — protein MRLRCLPAIVILILIEAPDPGDGIISYSTAKTWAHKLGFELSQLGKYVTNVEKFHESYKQAEVKPRDGNALVHEIAKDIRAMMESKISAIKRIMDVAETSALSAPDADPPDSFLYINAKNNTTDLKHSYHFGGQVNLNMSAVHVPTNVYDRASDVIRAIKWSEELDKTFVNNYDQDPSLSWQYFGSATGFMRQYPATSWFMEPVDLFDCRTRSWYIEAATSPKDVVILIDTSGSMTGIRREIARHVVNNILDTLGNNDFVNIITFSNITKEVVPCFNDTLVQANLANVRELKRAISNLDTEKIANFSLALSTAFELLESYRYDREGARCNQAIMLITDGVPYNYKDIFETYNWKDNQDEPFKADMPVRMFTYLIGREVADVREVQWMACANRGYFVHLCTLAEVREQVLKYVPVMARPLVLGRNDHPTIWTPVYADITDPKMTDWLWEQRESEEQKERFLRLHRRKKLFNAEERDRRFVKKQKKIHDQSNDLQEYRLMTSVSMPVFDRRENATRIADLLGVAGTDVPIEEIQKLMMPHRLGVNGYAFIVTNNGFILIHPDLRPVFQGILKPAYNSVDMAEVELMDQDRGPREFDEGILMLRNDVVNQENGSVTLHTKYHYDDMKRVGRVKRKYDYTGIPNTPFTVVVSLPEHDHAGSNRVHATEEIHRTHVSGKNVSDYFTGTNWRVHPDWLYCKYHYEDERPFNTSEAQLLHFLERIRQPAWRWKDMKQPSQPPEYSATSSGNDTHHKSKPTAYKADKDLYYCDRDLLLSLVFDAKVTEWFANPSTTREEKGKEFQQRFGVTLAFMATHSGLTRWQDFLSDEEGNIPDDHFGKMYSKAIDEVWYKRAVEQNYVQPESFVFSVPIDEEGADNTTLVTASRAIFIESQATKAPAAVVGFQFQHTALQGLFQNITASCEGLGNCVTHCGAENWACYLVDNNGYVIAAEDEADAGKFFGELRGPIMANLVKEGVFERIRIFDYQAVCFKSTQTSNVGSILLTPWKNMQKIITWFLGQAAWAWAKAGMWESEYAEAFAYPNEDEGMQRDYQENEDKSPVDAKDEKMFDQKVLINRTRPEACDQEVYLYLRNVSFESFDVEMDINDNCMRSYIVQPVAFSNMLLLVVNTDCTDTVSPPLSVLPEEVMYENNSLVCQKAISTLRRKKPQSCIRTHPRESEIKDLCGLAVNVAPNIYLLALLSTVCVLVRRVVFNHD, from the exons ATGAGGCTCCGTTGTCTGCCTGCTATCGTCATCCTGATCCTGATCGAGGCACCCGACCCTGGTGACGGTATCATCTCCTACAGCAC GGCGAAGACATGGGCGCACAAATTGGGTTTCGAGCTGTCGCAGTTGGGAAAGTACGTGACCAACGTGGAGAAGTTCCACGAGAGCTACAAACAGGCGGAGGTGAAGCCACGTGATGGTAACGCGCTGGTCCATGAGATCGCGAAGGACATCAGGGCCATGATGGAGTCCAAGATCTCTGCCATCAAG AGGATCATGGACGTCGCGGAGACGTCAGCGTTATCAGCCCCAGACGCGGATCCACCCGACAGCTTCCTCTATATCAACGCCAAGAATAACACCACAGACTTGAAGCACAGTTACCACTTCGGCGGCCAGGTGAATCTGAACATGTCAGCGGTCCATGTACCAACGAATGTCTACGACAGAGCTTCGGACGTGATCAGAGCGATCAAATGGTCCGAGGAGCTCGACAAAACCTTCGTCAACAACTACGATCAAGATCCCTCGCTGTCGTGGCAGTATTTTGGCAGCGCGACAGGTTTCATGAGACAATACCCAGCGACCAGCTGGTTCATGGAACCGGTGGACCTCTTCGACTGCAGAACCAGGAGTTGGTACATCGAAGCTGCCACCAGCCCCAAGGATGTCGTCATACTGATTGATACGTCCGGCAGCATGACTGGAATACGCAGGGAAATCGCCAGACACGTGGTCAATAATATTCTCGACACACTAGGGAACAATGATTTTGTGAACATCATCACGTTCTCCAATATTACCAAAGAG GTGGTGCCCTGTTTCAACGACACCCTGGTCCAGGCGAATTTGGCGAACGTGAGGGAGTTGAAGAGGGCGATTTCGAACTTGGACACTGAGAAAATAGCGAATTTTTCGCTGGCCTTGTCCACCGCGTTCGAGCTACTCGAATCCTATCGATACGACAGGGAGGGGGCCAGGTGCAACCAAGCGATCATGCTGATAACGGACGGCGTGCCCTACAACTACAAGGATATCTTCGAGACCTACAATTGGAAGGACAATCAAGACGAGCCGTTCAAGGCCGACATGCCGGTCAGAATGTTCACTTATCTGATCGGTAGAGAGGTGGCGGATGTTAGGGAGGTGCAGTGGATGGCCTGCGCGAATCGGGGATACTTTGTGCATCTGTGCACTTTGGCTGAAGTCAGGGAACAG GTGCTGAAGTACGTTCCAGTGATGGCTCGACCCCTGGTCCTAGGTCGCAACGATCATCCAACCATCTGGACGCCTGTCTACGCTGACATCACTGACCCTAAGATGACAGACTGGCTGTGGGAGCAACGCGAAAGCGAGGAACAAAAGGAACGATTCCTCAGGCTCCACAGGCGAAAGAAGCTGTTCAACGCTGAAGAAAGAGATCGCAGGTTCGTGAAGAAACAGAAGAAGATCCACGATCAGTCAAACGACTTGCAGGAGTACAGGCTGATGACCTCGGTCAGCATGCCGGTGTTCGATCGACGCGAAAACGCG ACACGGATCGCCGATCTCCTCGGTGTCGCTGGCACGGATGTTCCCATAGAAGAGATACAGAAACTTATGATGCCGCATCGG CTCGGCGTCAATGGATACGCGTTCATCGTGACCAATAACGGTTTCATCCTGATTCATCCTGACCTCCGTCCAGTG TTCCAGGGAATCCTGAAGCCAGCCTACAACAGCGTCGACATGGCGGAGGTTGAGTTGATGGATCAGGATAGAGGACCAAGGGAGTTCGACGAAGGAATTCTTATG CTTCGAAATGACGTGGTCAATCAGGAGAACGGTAGCGTGACGCTTCACACGAAGTACCATTACGACGACATG AAACGGGTCGGCAGAGTGAAGAGGAAGTACGATTACACTGGTATACCGAACACACCGTTCACGGTGGTGGTCAGTTTGCCGGAACATGATCACGCCGGAAGCAATCGCGTGCACGCAACCGAGGAGATACACCGTACGCACGTTAGTG GCAAGAACGTGTCGGATTATTTCACTGGTACTAACTGGCGGGTACATCCTGACTGGCTGTACTGCAA GTATCACTACGAGGACGAACGACCGTTCAATACGTCCGAGGCTCAGCTCCTGCACTTCCTGGAGCGTATCCGCCAGCCAGCCTGGAGGTGGAAAGACATGAAACAACCATCCCAGCCGCCGGAATACTCGGCCACGAGTTCCGGTAACGACACTCATCATAAATCGAAAC CCACGGCTTACAAAGCGGACAAAGACTTGTACTACTGTGACAGGGATCTTCTTCTGAGCCTGGTGTTCGACGCAAAGGTAACCGAATGGTTTGCGAACCCCAGCACCACACGCGAAGAAAAAGG GAAAGAGTTCCAACAACGTTTCGGCGTGACGCTCGCGTTCATGGCCACTCACAGTGGTCTGACAAGATGGCAGGACTTCCTGTCGGATGAAGAAGGCAATATCCCTGATGATCACTTCGGCAAGATGTATTCGAAAGCTATAGACGAAGTATGGTACAAAAGAGCCGTGGAGCAGAACTACGTCCAGCCTGAGAGCTTCGTCTTTTCTGTGCCAATCGACGAGGAGGGTGCTGATAACACCACCCTCGTCACAGCCAGTCGTGCCATTTTTATTG AAAGCCAAGCTACGAAGGCGCCAGCAGCAGTGGTTGGCTTCCAATTCCAACACACTGCTCTACAAGGACTCTTCCAAAATATTACCGCCAGCTGCGAGGGTCTGGGGAATTGCGTTACGCATTGCGGTGCGGAGAATTGGGCTTGCTACCTTGTCGACAACAACGGCTACGTGATCGCAGCCGAGGACGAGGCCGATGCCGGAAAATTCTTCGGCGAACTTAGAGGACCGATTATGGCCAATCTTGTCAAGGAGGGTGTTTTCGAGAGGATCAGGATATTCGACTACCAAGCTGTATGCTTCAAGAGCACACAGACTTCTAACGTTGGCAGTATCTTGCTCACG CCATGGAAGAATATGCAGAAAATAATCACCTGGTTCCTGGGTCAAGCAGCGTGGGCCTGGGCCAAAGCAGGAATGTGGGAATCCGAGTACGCTGAAGCGTTTGCTTATCCGAATGAAGACGAAGGCATGCAGAGGGACTATCAGGAAAACGAGGATAAGTCGCCGGTCGACGCGAAGGACGAGAAAATGTTCGATCAGAAGGTCCTGATCAATCGAACGCGACCGGAAGCATGCGATCAAGAG GTGTACCTGTACCTGCGTAACGTGTCGTTCGAGTCGTTCGACGTCGAGATGGACATAAACGACAACTGCATGAGGTCGTACATCGTGCAACCGGTAGCGTTCAGTAACATGTTGCTGCTGGTCGTGAACACGGACTGCACGGACACGGTGTCGCCGCCGTTGAGCGTACTACCAGAGGAGGTGATGTACGAGAACAACTCGCTGGTGTGCCAGAAGGCGATCAGCACGTTGAGAAGGAAGAAGCCTCAGTCCTGCATCCGCACGCATCCAAGGGAGAGCGAGATCAAGGACCTGTGCGGGCTGGCTGTGAACGTGGCGCCGAATATCTACCTCCTTGCACTGTTATCGACCGTCTGTGTCCTCGTTAGACGGGTCGTCTTCAATCACGATTAA
- the Stj gene encoding voltage-dependent calcium channel subunit straightjacket isoform X7: MRLRCLPAIVILILIEAPDPGDGIISYSTAKTWAHKLGFELSQLGKYVTNVEKFHESYKQAEVKPRDGNALVHEIAKDIRAMMESKISAIKRIMDVAETSALSAPDADPPDSFLYINAKNNTTDLKHSYHFGGQVNLNMSAVHVPTNVYDRASDVIRAIKWSEELDKTFVNNYDQDPSLSWQYFGSATGFMRQYPATSWFMEPVDLFDCRTRSWYIEAATSPKDVVILIDTSGSMTGIRREIARHVVNNILDTLGNNDFVNIITFSNITKEVVPCFNDTLVQANLANVRELKRAISNLDTEKIANFSLALSTAFELLESYRYDREGARCNQAIMLITDGVPYNYKDIFETYNWKDNQDEPFKADMPVRMFTYLIGREVADVREVQWMACANRGYFVHLCTLAEVREQVLKYVPVMARPLVLGRNDHPTIWTPVYADITDPKMTDWLWEQRESEEQKERFLRLHRRKKLFNAEERDRRFVKKQKKIHDQSNDLQEYRLMTSVSMPVFDRRENATRIADLLGVAGTDVPIEEIQKLMMPHRLGVNGYAFIVTNNGFILIHPDLRPVFQGILKPAYNSVDMAEVELMDQDRGPREFDEGILMLRNDVVNQENGSVTLHTKYHYDDMKRVGRVKRKYDYTGIPNTPFTVVVSLPEHDHAGSNRVHATEEIHRTHVSGKNVSDYFTGTNWRVHPDWLYCKSRYHYEDERPFNTSEAQLLHFLERIRQPAWRWKDMKQPSQPPEYSATSSGNDTHHKSKPTAYKADKDLYYCDRDLLLSLVFDAKVTEWFANPSTTREEKGPLARLMNLLPRKEFQQRFGVTLAFMATHSGLTRWQDFLSDEEGNIPDDHFGKMYSKAIDEVWYKRAVEQNYVQPESFVFSVPIDEEGADNTTLVTASRAIFIGKTKSQATKAPAAVVGFQFQHTALQGLFQNITASCEGLGNCVTHCGAENWACYLVDNNGYVIAAEDEADAGKFFGELRGPIMANLVKEGVFERIRIFDYQAVCFKSTQTSNVGSILLTPWKNMQKIITWFLGQAAWAWAKAGMWESEYAEAFAYPNEDEGMQRDYQENEDKSPVDAKDEKMFDQKVLINRTRPEACDQEVYLYLRNVSFESFDVEMDINDNCMRSYIVQPVAFSNMLLLVVNTDCTDTVSPPLSVLPEEVMYENNSLVCQKAISTLRRKKPQSCIRTHPRESEIKDLCGLAVNVAPNIYLLALLSTVCVLVRRVVFNHD; encoded by the exons ATGAGGCTCCGTTGTCTGCCTGCTATCGTCATCCTGATCCTGATCGAGGCACCCGACCCTGGTGACGGTATCATCTCCTACAGCAC GGCGAAGACATGGGCGCACAAATTGGGTTTCGAGCTGTCGCAGTTGGGAAAGTACGTGACCAACGTGGAGAAGTTCCACGAGAGCTACAAACAGGCGGAGGTGAAGCCACGTGATGGTAACGCGCTGGTCCATGAGATCGCGAAGGACATCAGGGCCATGATGGAGTCCAAGATCTCTGCCATCAAG AGGATCATGGACGTCGCGGAGACGTCAGCGTTATCAGCCCCAGACGCGGATCCACCCGACAGCTTCCTCTATATCAACGCCAAGAATAACACCACAGACTTGAAGCACAGTTACCACTTCGGCGGCCAGGTGAATCTGAACATGTCAGCGGTCCATGTACCAACGAATGTCTACGACAGAGCTTCGGACGTGATCAGAGCGATCAAATGGTCCGAGGAGCTCGACAAAACCTTCGTCAACAACTACGATCAAGATCCCTCGCTGTCGTGGCAGTATTTTGGCAGCGCGACAGGTTTCATGAGACAATACCCAGCGACCAGCTGGTTCATGGAACCGGTGGACCTCTTCGACTGCAGAACCAGGAGTTGGTACATCGAAGCTGCCACCAGCCCCAAGGATGTCGTCATACTGATTGATACGTCCGGCAGCATGACTGGAATACGCAGGGAAATCGCCAGACACGTGGTCAATAATATTCTCGACACACTAGGGAACAATGATTTTGTGAACATCATCACGTTCTCCAATATTACCAAAGAG GTGGTGCCCTGTTTCAACGACACCCTGGTCCAGGCGAATTTGGCGAACGTGAGGGAGTTGAAGAGGGCGATTTCGAACTTGGACACTGAGAAAATAGCGAATTTTTCGCTGGCCTTGTCCACCGCGTTCGAGCTACTCGAATCCTATCGATACGACAGGGAGGGGGCCAGGTGCAACCAAGCGATCATGCTGATAACGGACGGCGTGCCCTACAACTACAAGGATATCTTCGAGACCTACAATTGGAAGGACAATCAAGACGAGCCGTTCAAGGCCGACATGCCGGTCAGAATGTTCACTTATCTGATCGGTAGAGAGGTGGCGGATGTTAGGGAGGTGCAGTGGATGGCCTGCGCGAATCGGGGATACTTTGTGCATCTGTGCACTTTGGCTGAAGTCAGGGAACAG GTGCTGAAGTACGTTCCAGTGATGGCTCGACCCCTGGTCCTAGGTCGCAACGATCATCCAACCATCTGGACGCCTGTCTACGCTGACATCACTGACCCTAAGATGACAGACTGGCTGTGGGAGCAACGCGAAAGCGAGGAACAAAAGGAACGATTCCTCAGGCTCCACAGGCGAAAGAAGCTGTTCAACGCTGAAGAAAGAGATCGCAGGTTCGTGAAGAAACAGAAGAAGATCCACGATCAGTCAAACGACTTGCAGGAGTACAGGCTGATGACCTCGGTCAGCATGCCGGTGTTCGATCGACGCGAAAACGCG ACACGGATCGCCGATCTCCTCGGTGTCGCTGGCACGGATGTTCCCATAGAAGAGATACAGAAACTTATGATGCCGCATCGG CTCGGCGTCAATGGATACGCGTTCATCGTGACCAATAACGGTTTCATCCTGATTCATCCTGACCTCCGTCCAGTG TTCCAGGGAATCCTGAAGCCAGCCTACAACAGCGTCGACATGGCGGAGGTTGAGTTGATGGATCAGGATAGAGGACCAAGGGAGTTCGACGAAGGAATTCTTATG CTTCGAAATGACGTGGTCAATCAGGAGAACGGTAGCGTGACGCTTCACACGAAGTACCATTACGACGACATG AAACGGGTCGGCAGAGTGAAGAGGAAGTACGATTACACTGGTATACCGAACACACCGTTCACGGTGGTGGTCAGTTTGCCGGAACATGATCACGCCGGAAGCAATCGCGTGCACGCAACCGAGGAGATACACCGTACGCACGTTAGTG GCAAGAACGTGTCGGATTATTTCACTGGTACTAACTGGCGGGTACATCCTGACTGGCTGTACTGCAA ATCCAGGTATCACTACGAGGACGAACGACCGTTCAATACGTCCGAGGCTCAGCTCCTGCACTTCCTGGAGCGTATCCGCCAGCCAGCCTGGAGGTGGAAAGACATGAAACAACCATCCCAGCCGCCGGAATACTCGGCCACGAGTTCCGGTAACGACACTCATCATAAATCGAAAC CCACGGCTTACAAAGCGGACAAAGACTTGTACTACTGTGACAGGGATCTTCTTCTGAGCCTGGTGTTCGACGCAAAGGTAACCGAATGGTTTGCGAACCCCAGCACCACACGCGAAGAAAAAGG ACCTTTAGCTAGGCTGATGAATCTGCTGCCCAG GAAAGAGTTCCAACAACGTTTCGGCGTGACGCTCGCGTTCATGGCCACTCACAGTGGTCTGACAAGATGGCAGGACTTCCTGTCGGATGAAGAAGGCAATATCCCTGATGATCACTTCGGCAAGATGTATTCGAAAGCTATAGACGAAGTATGGTACAAAAGAGCCGTGGAGCAGAACTACGTCCAGCCTGAGAGCTTCGTCTTTTCTGTGCCAATCGACGAGGAGGGTGCTGATAACACCACCCTCGTCACAGCCAGTCGTGCCATTTTTATTGGTAAAACAA AAAGCCAAGCTACGAAGGCGCCAGCAGCAGTGGTTGGCTTCCAATTCCAACACACTGCTCTACAAGGACTCTTCCAAAATATTACCGCCAGCTGCGAGGGTCTGGGGAATTGCGTTACGCATTGCGGTGCGGAGAATTGGGCTTGCTACCTTGTCGACAACAACGGCTACGTGATCGCAGCCGAGGACGAGGCCGATGCCGGAAAATTCTTCGGCGAACTTAGAGGACCGATTATGGCCAATCTTGTCAAGGAGGGTGTTTTCGAGAGGATCAGGATATTCGACTACCAAGCTGTATGCTTCAAGAGCACACAGACTTCTAACGTTGGCAGTATCTTGCTCACG CCATGGAAGAATATGCAGAAAATAATCACCTGGTTCCTGGGTCAAGCAGCGTGGGCCTGGGCCAAAGCAGGAATGTGGGAATCCGAGTACGCTGAAGCGTTTGCTTATCCGAATGAAGACGAAGGCATGCAGAGGGACTATCAGGAAAACGAGGATAAGTCGCCGGTCGACGCGAAGGACGAGAAAATGTTCGATCAGAAGGTCCTGATCAATCGAACGCGACCGGAAGCATGCGATCAAGAG GTGTACCTGTACCTGCGTAACGTGTCGTTCGAGTCGTTCGACGTCGAGATGGACATAAACGACAACTGCATGAGGTCGTACATCGTGCAACCGGTAGCGTTCAGTAACATGTTGCTGCTGGTCGTGAACACGGACTGCACGGACACGGTGTCGCCGCCGTTGAGCGTACTACCAGAGGAGGTGATGTACGAGAACAACTCGCTGGTGTGCCAGAAGGCGATCAGCACGTTGAGAAGGAAGAAGCCTCAGTCCTGCATCCGCACGCATCCAAGGGAGAGCGAGATCAAGGACCTGTGCGGGCTGGCTGTGAACGTGGCGCCGAATATCTACCTCCTTGCACTGTTATCGACCGTCTGTGTCCTCGTTAGACGGGTCGTCTTCAATCACGATTAA